CTCCCCGCTTCTCATTGCGAGTGAGGAGGTTGCAACACGGATCTTGCAGGAAAAGATGGAGTCAGCACGCGAGGCGAATGCTAATTGTGTAGTGACGAATTGTCCAGCCTGTCATACTCAATTTGATGTACAGGTCTTAGGTATGAAAGACTCGGAGGGTGAGTCTCTTGAGCTTCCCGCGCTCTTTGTCACTCAAGTTCTTGGTCTTGCAATGGGTCTTGACCCGGAGAGGCTCGGTCTTGAGATGAACCGTGTGTCACTTGAGCCCATAAGTGCTATTCTTGGAATTTGATGAGGCCAGCGAGCTCGTTCACTCGATCTTGCTCTTCCCGTAGAAGATCTCTCCTATGACCTCTCTTGCCTCGTCAACATATTTCCTCTTCCCTGACACAAGCAAATGGTTGTCACCATCAAGTGAGATGATCACCCTACACTCCTCTGCGATCTCTGACACGATTTCTATTGGGATGTCCTCCGGCAATCGTATTCGAAAGAAGCCGATGCCCTGTTCACGTGGCAGTTCTGTTATGGGGGTTTCTCTCTCAGATTCATGAAGCCGAATCTCACCACGGAGTGCGGCCTCAAACTTTTCTTCCCACTCTCTTCTGTATGCTACGCCCTGCCTCTCTTCAGCCCAGACCATGATGGTCTGACGGAGGCTAAAGATTTTCTCTTCCATCTCCCCACGTAATCGCGCGTCAGGGTCATCCGTGAGCTGAACCTCTTCTCTATACGCGCGAAGGTACTCGATGATCATCTTGCTATTTCTAAAGTCTCGATACGTCAGGTCAGGGATAAAGACACCCATCTTGGTCAGTTCACCAAGTAGGTCATTGAGTACCGTCCAACATGCAGCAAGTGACTCTAGAGCGACCAATGCACGACTCACTCCCTGAGCATCTCAGCGATCTGTTCCAAGAAGCTCTTCTCACGCCACCAACGCAAATCACGGGCTCCTGTTGGGCAAATGGCTGCACAAGCGCCACAACCTTGGCACCGCATCTCATCCGTGTAGCTCTTCTTCACGCCCGGTGCTACCTCTTTCATACCCACCGCATCATACGGACAAATGTCCGAGTAGTGGCACAGGTCACAGCCGACACAGAGATCCTCATTGACCTCGGCAGTGAGAAGCTCGATATCCACAGTTCCAAGGTTTAATGGGACGACCGCCTGACTTGCAGCACCACGTGCCTGATTTATTGAGTCTGAGATGTTCTTGGCATATGTCACTCCCAGAAAGACTCCCGGCACAGTGGTCTCTACAGGTCGGAACTTCATGTGCATCTCCAGAAGGAATCCGTCCTGTCCTCTGGTGATCCCCAGCGCCTTGATGAGGTCGGACACATCATGTGGTGCCTCAAGACCCAGTGCAAGAACGACCATGTCTGAACGGATTTGGAAGGTCTCTTGTGAGAGCGTATCATAGACAGTCACTATTGCCTCGTCCCCGTCCGATGCCTTCTCCACAGTGACCGGCCGATCACGAACCCAGCGTAGATATGTGACGCCGTTCTGACGGTTCTCGCGCCACATCTCCTCCATCTCATTACCAAAGGGTCGAATATGCTCCTTGTATGCTGAGAAGACACGAATATCTGGAAACATCTCTTTGAGTTCTTTCTGGAGTGTGATGACTGCTGAACAACACACCCGTGAGCAGTACCGATTCCCCTCTCCCGGATTCTGCCTTGATCCCACACAGTGGATGAAGACGGGATTCTTTGGTGGTACCTTCAGCTCACCATTACGAAGCATTCGCTCTAGCTGAAGCGTCGAGATGACCGCAGGCACCTCTCCATAACCATATTCTCCTCTCTTCGGTTCATACGTGTCAGTGCCAACGGTAATGACTACTGTTCCGACCCGAAACGTCTCCCGTTCTCCAGTGTTCACGTTCTCGACAGTGATGTCATAATTTCCATAAGACCCGTCCCGTAGAACAGGTTTGGAATCGAGAACGACTTTGATCTTCTTTGCCTTATTGATGCGGGTCACAAGTGACTCTACAAGTTCACTGGCTGGTGTAAGTTTTGGAAATACTCGATGAAGCTCGTTGAGTCTTCCACCGAGTCTGTCGGCCTTTTCAACTAAGACCACTTCAAAGCCCTTTGCTGCAATATCAAGAGCAGCAGTCATTCCCGATACGCCGCCACCAATGACCATGACGCGACGAGTGACCTCCACTTTTTTGATCGGGACCTCTTCGTTATTGATTGCTTTTGCCACACCGCTTCGAATCATGTCCTGAGCCTTTTCCTGTCTCACCTCTGGTGGGGCATTCGCATTTACAAGTGCAAGTTGTTCTCTGAGACCTACCGGACCGACCAAGTAGTATCCTGAAAGTCCCGCAGCCTCAAGTGCTCCCCGAAATGTTGCTTGATGCTGAAGTGGTGAGCATGATCCGACAACGATTCGATTGAGCTTGTGTTCTTTAATTGCCTCTGTGATCATGGCTTGTCCGGGATCACTGCACATAAACAGATAATCTGTACTATAGACGACATGGGGGAGATTTTGCGCCCACTTTGCAAGACCGGGCGAGTCAATGACATTGCCAATGATCCCTCCGCAGTGGCAGATGAAGACTCCCACCCGAGGTTCGCCAGTCCCATCGATTGGTTCGATGTCTGGTGGCGGGGCGGGTCTTGGCAGCGGCAAGTGCGAACTTGCGGCCATTGCTGCGCCCTTCCCCTCGTTCACAGTGTCGGTTCCATCTCGTGGACCGTGGATACACCCTGCCATGTACACTCCCGCGCGAGTGGTTTCCAAGGCTGCCGAGTTGGGGTCACGTTCTTTGACCCAGCCGTTCTCATCGATCTCGACCTTGAGAATCTTGGCAAGTTCTTTCTGGCCCTCATTCGGTCTGAAACTCGAATTGAGTACAACCATGGAGATATCTTTAATCTCCATGATCTCTCCGGATTCTGTGTTCTCCATCTTTACAGAGAGATCGTGAGTGTCAGGGTTCTCTGATATCTCTGCGACGCGCCCACGAATGAACTTGATTCCCTGATTATGTTCGGAGTCCCAGAGGAACTCTTCCAAGGCTTTTCCTGCTGTGCGTAGATCCATGTAGGTGTAGAGTATCTCGCAATGTTCCTCGGGATAATGCATCCTTGTGACCTGAGCAAGCTTGAGTCCAAAAGCACAACAGACCCTATTGCAATGGGTACTATATCCCTC
This Candidatus Thorarchaeota archaeon DNA region includes the following protein-coding sequences:
- a CDS encoding DUF2096 domain-containing protein, whose protein sequence is MSRALVALESLAACWTVLNDLLGELTKMGVFIPDLTYRDFRNSKMIIEYLRAYREEVQLTDDPDARLRGEMEEKIFSLRQTIMVWAEERQGVAYRREWEEKFEAALRGEIRLHESERETPITELPREQGIGFFRIRLPEDIPIEIVSEIAEECRVIISLDGDNHLLVSGKRKYVDEAREVIGEIFYGKSKIE
- a CDS encoding 4Fe-4S binding protein, which translates into the protein MDIELLTAEVNEDLCVGCDLCHYSDICPYDAVGMKEVAPGVKKSYTDEMRCQGCGACAAICPTGARDLRWWREKSFLEQIAEMLRE